The Nicotiana tomentosiformis chromosome 9, ASM39032v3, whole genome shotgun sequence genome contains the following window.
TCTCTCGCATCCAGATGCACTACAAGTTAGGCTTAGTACTTTGATGGCAAACTTTTGCAAGTTTGGAGTTTGATGTCCAAATTGCTTCCACCATTCaactatagaaaaatattttaaaagttaataagtataaatcaaataaattaatttaaagttaTAAGGATATCTATATTAAAGTTAGTTACCTGGCGACCTTATGTCTCTGGCTCTAATGGCCGCTTGTAAACCAAATAGGCCCTCTGCTTGTGAGTACCTACCAAACTCCTCCCCTATTTGATCTATCGTCGCTGAATTAGGGACCAACTTCTCAAGACATGCATGGTATCTAATCCACACCTCTGAAGCCAAAGTTTCATCTCTAGTGTTCTTGTAAAATAATCCCGGGTTCAGAAGATGGCCTGCTGCATGCAAAGGTCGATGGAGTTGATTCTCCCACCTGATATTAATTATCTCAAAAACTTTCTCATATTTTCTAACATCTCCCTCAAATGACGCTGCAATAGTCTCTTTGGCTCTATCCATAGCCTCATAAAGATAGCCCATTGGTGGTTTTCTCTCCCCATCCACCATACGAAGTACCTTAATCAAAGGACCACCAACTTTAAGAGCCCGAACGACGTCATTCCAGAATGATGGAGAAATAAGAACTTTGGCAGTTTCTTTTCCCGCAACTTCCTTTGCATATCTATTATCTTTCCATTCATTTGAAAGAACTAGCTTTCTCAATTTTTTCTTTTGCAAGTAAAAactatgcaaagttaagaaagcCGTTGCAAATCTAGTCTTGGCcggtctcaccaaatttctttcatttgtgaatttcctcatcaaattcaacaacaacGGCCTCTGACTGATGTAAGAATATACCCTGACGGCCTTAGTGAAAACTGTAAAAGTAACAATAACAATTTTATAGTTAATACTTAATAGGATAGGACATAAGTATAAATAACTATATTAAAGTTACCTGAAGCATATGGGTTTTCCTTGAATATGTCACCAAACATCAAGTTGATACAATGGGCAGCACATGGAGTCCAATAAATGTGTGGATACATAGCTTCCATCATCCTACCCGCACTAACATTCTCACTAGCATTATCTGTAACAATTTGTACAACATTTTCCTTTCCAATTTTATCAATAGTCTTTCTAAACAAGCTGTACATTTTGCTTCCATCCGTAGAAGAGTTGCTAGCATCGTGAGATTCAAGAAAAACACTCCCTCTTGGAGAGTTCACCAACACATTTATGATCATTTTTCCATTCCGTGCTgtccatttatccatcataatggaACATCCAAACTTGTTCCATTCCACTTTATGCTCCTCAATAATTTGGTCTATCTTCTTCACCTCTTTTTTAAGATGAGTTACTCTAACTTCATGATAGCTAGGAGGCTTCATTCCTGGGCCATATTGTCCTACAGCTTCAATGAATTTATCAAAAGTTTTGTAGTTAACACAGTTGAAAGGAAGCCCTGCATCATACATCCATGCTGCAAAGGCACTTACGGCGCGGTctctcaaaatcttcttggcttCTAAACCTAGACCTTCTTCACCTTTTCCCTTTTCTTGTTGTTTTGCCGAGAAATAAAGATTGAGAGGACCTTTTGTCACTGTACGTGCCGTCGTGGATGACCCACTAGAACTATTTGAAGATATCTTATGAGTTTTTGGGGGGGAGGTCTCATTTCACCATCTtcatccatttcatcatcttcatcaattaGATTCACCGATGCTTCAAAATTCATTTGAGTTCTTGTCACATTTTTCTTATCAACAAACGCTTTTACTTCCTCCCTAACCTCGGGCGGACAAAGGGGACATTGTACTACATTTTTAAATTCCACCTATCAAATGTTGCTTGTGACGAGTTATCCCACCATTATATGTTTTTTCACAAAATACACATTTAATTGCGGATCTTGATGAGCCTTGTATAGCATAATTCCAAGCTATATCATTTCGTTTATTACTATCGGATGACATTTCAACGCTgttttattgaaaaaaaaattatcaagtcAATATGCAATTAATTCTACTCTATAAGAGACTATAAGtcaataattgaaaaaaaaaaaaaaaaggggccTGAAAGAAACAGAAAGTTTGCTTCGAAACAACCTCTGTAATTTTGCAAAAACAGAGCTTCAAAACCTCTGTTATTTTGCCAAAACAGAACCAAAAAAATAGAGCACAAAAACAGACCTCTCTTTCTGTTAAGAGAAGAAGAAACCTCTGTATTTTGCTCGAAAAATAGAGCAGAAAACAGAACTCTGTTTCTGTTCTTTTCGACAAAAAAACagaggaaaaaaaatagaaagaagaagaagaagaagaagaaggagaaagaagaaagaagaaagaaaggagaagaagaaacctCTGTATTTTGCTCGAAAAATAGAGCAGAAAACAGACCTCTGTTTCTGTTCTTTTCGACAAAAAACAGaggaaaaaaatagaaagaagaagaagaagaagaaagaaaaaagaagaaagaagaaaggagaagaagcatACCTGGACTTTCAATGGCTGGAACCTCAAGCTTCTGAAAGAAGAAGACGATGGCTCGCGAGTTTAGAACGTCAAAGTCTCAAAGAAGCTCTGTTGTTTTGTTCAAGTTGAAGAAGATATGTTGTCAAGCCCTAATCACGACCCTTTTTGTTGAGTctttgctttttttctttttttttttaaaaaaaaacaaaaggcgACGCTATGGTCGCTTCTCGCGACACTGTCGCCTCTCGCCACGCAGGCAAAGGCGAGCGCTATTTCGAAACGCAACGCAACAGAGGCTTTGTGGCGACACTGTCTCGCCTCGCCTCGCCTCACGCTATTAGCGCTGAGGCGAGCGCTATTTATAATAATCGGATAAAGTGCCAAGGGAGGttctgtggagatgtttggaggctagaggtgttccTGTTGCTTACATTAGGgttattaaggacatgtatggTGGAGCTAAGACTCGAGTGAGGACCGTAGGAGGGGACTCGGAACACTTCccagttatgatggggttgcatcaggggtcagtcctcagcccatttctatttgtCTTGGCGATCGACGCGCTGACGCGCCATATTCAGGGAGGTGTCGTGGTGCAtattatttgcagatgacattGTTCTGATTGACGAGACCCGAGGTGGTGTTAATGGGTGGTTAGAGATCTGGAGGCAGACCCtgaagtctaaaggtttcaagttgagcaggaccaagacatagtacttggagtgcaagttcagtgggaCGACTCAGGGTGTTGACGGAGAAGTAAGGCTTGACTCTCAAGTCATCCCTAGGAGAAAGAGTTTTAAATATCTTGGGTCAGTTATACAAGGGAATTGAGTGATCGACGAGGATGTTACTTATCATATTGGAGcgagatggatgaaatggaggctcgcttcaggtgttttgtgtgataagaatgtgccacctaaacttaaaggtaagttttataaagcggtggtcagaccgactatgttatatggggctgagtgttggtcaGTCAAGAATTCCcatgtccaaaagatgaaggtgactgaaatgaggatgttgagatgaatGTGCGGGCATACCAGGCTGGATAGAATtagaaatgaagttattcgggataaGATGGGCGTGGCCTctgtggaggataagatgcgggaggcgagacttagatggttcggacatgtgaaTAGGAGAGACGCAGATGCATctgtgaggaggtgtgagaggttggtccTGGAGGGCctaaggagaggtagaggtaggccgacGAGTATTGagaagaggtgattaggcaagatatgaCGTTGCTCcagctcactgaggacatgaccgGGGATAAGAaggtgtggaggttgagaatAAAGGTAACGGGTTAGAATAGGTCGCATAGCGTTGTCCTTGTCTATAACAGTAGCTTTAGTACATGAGTTAGCGTTAGTTATATATTTTCGTATTTCTTGATTTATGTGATTACTTGTCGTTGCTTTCGTTTTGGCCTTATGATTACAATACTTAGTTTTAGTTTTGTATCTTtgtatttttttcttgttttagaATTGGTGTGATTGCTGCTGCCCTTCCTTTTATCTTTCCTAAGTTGAGGGTCtttcagaaacaacctctctgcctttttgaaggtaggggtaaggtctgcgtacatactaccctctccataccccacttgtggaatTACACTGGGTTGTTGTAAACAAAAAAAAAGCTATATTAAAAAAAAGACATTTTTTGTAATATATAGGCTAGTGAATTGATCTTACAATATGTCAAGAACAGAAAACAAATAATTAGTAAaaaaatacaataacaacaacctagtattatcccattagtggggtctgggcagggtagtgtgtacgcaaaccttacctgtcacggcccgaaattcccaccttcgggaccgtgatggcacctaacatttcacttgctaggcaagccaacgttagaatataattagccattttaacaaaattttaaattaattaataacaaggaaacaaatgcggaagtaaggtctgaaataaagtgaataattcataataatcgcgatatctcaataccatcccagaactggagtcacaagtgcacgatcttctagaataatacagataaaggtctaaataaaattcaagctgtttgaaatataatacaccgCAGAGATAATATAGAatgggactttagaactgcgaacactgtgcagttatacctcaagtctccactggtagctgtatccgaGCAAATCtgcagtacgccgctgggaccaactccgaaatctgcacaagaagtgcagagtgtagtatcaatataaccgaccccatgtactggtaagtgccgagcctaacctcgacgaagtaatgacgaggctaaggcaggtcacatacaataacctgtacgcaataataataataacaacaataatagaaatgaaaCAAGTGTCtcttttcaacagttgaagccaactcgacagtcataaccaattattatttcaatcagtttccgttgcggcgtgcaacccgatcccataatatattcatttcaatcaattatgttgcggcgtgcaacccgttcccccaatataaactttaaataaatctgttgcggcgtgcaacccgatcctccatatAAACtctaaataaatctgttgcggcgtgcaacccgatcccccatataAACtctaaataaatctgttgcggcgtgcaacccgatcccccatataaactttaacaactcttaaatgtattAGAAATACTCCagtaaataccacgttcaataagaaactattaagcatcaagacatacaataattataatttagttATGAGACAAacaatgtcaagtagcaattaattgagGAAATCAGGgataaaataggcagtttaatatttattatgcaaaacgtcaaatagcaattaagacacataaatcaattaagcatgtaacaattattgcaggaattcaagaattaatatttgacaaggaatataaGTGAAACAATTATTTTAacgattaattcgtgtcttaaaataatttaagatgtttaaataattaagcaaacaattaatttgacaaagtataggcacccgtcaccttgcctatacctcgttacacatgaaattcacatagcaaataattcaagggttctattccctcaagtcaaggttaaccacgacacttacctcgctttgcaaccaaattcaagaatccaataaacctttgcctcacgaatttgtgtccgaaatcctcaaatctagtcataagcaattcaatatactcaatataaatcgtaggaattaattccatatgaatttactaattttccggattaaaaatccgaaattcatctaaaaaatcaacagtgggacccacctCTCGAAttccggaaaaactcacgaaattcgaacacccgttccaatacgagttcaaccatacaaaaattatcgaattccgacacctgattgaccttcaaatcttaattttacattttttgaaagattttataaaaaaataatttttcttccataaatttacggattcatgatgtaaatgagtatggaatcatgaaatataatcaatataggataaggaacacttgccgcaatgttttcccgtgaaaatcgcccaaacatcgcctctccccaagttccaatttgtcaaaaatgaaaaatgggacgaagtcccctgctttataacttacagttaTGTCCAGGCTGCCctcggccctcgatcctgggcctcgatcctggacTTTCGATCCTCGGCCTTCTATCCCGGGCCTTGATCTTCGGccttcgatcctaggcctcggtcTTCGGCCTTCGACCCTCGGCCTCGATCCTTGGCCTCGGTCTTCGGCCTTCGATTTCTGCCCCcaaatttccagcagaaaatattgcagcagctgtttaagtccaacttttgatcagttaaccatccaaaactcacttgaggccctcgggacctcaaccaaatacaccaacaagttctacaacatcaaacgaacttatttgaaacttcaaatcacatcaaacgacgctaaaatcacaaatcacaccccaattcaagcctgatgaaacttaagaattttcaacttctacattcgatgtcgaaacctgtcaaatcaagtccgattgacctcaaattttgcacaaaagtcataaatgacatatcggagctataaaaattttcagaactgaattattaccccgatatcaataaaaatcaatttgtggtcaaactttgaaatctttaagcctttaggcttctagttttcgccaactggcgataattcaagctagagacctccaaattaaatttcgggcatacgcccaagtcccaaatcacgatacggacctactggaactgtcaaaacactgatccgagtccgttttctcaaaatgttgaccaaagtcaactcagttgagttttaaggttctatttcacattttaatcaatttttcatatgaaaacttttcggaaaattatacggactgctcacgcaagtcgatgaatgataaatagtgcttttcaagatcttagaacacataattaattattaaatttaaagatgaccttttgggtcattatattacccctaccctggggtagagaggctgttttcgatagacccttggctccctccctccaagaactccccaccttgctcttggggtggctcgaactcacaacctcttggttggaagtggagggtgctcaccactagagcaacccactcatGTCTAATTAGTAAAAAGATAACTAAAGATAATttagtattcaaattttcaggaaGAAAATTCAAATTGTTGCAGGTAATCTACAACCTACATATCAACATTGTTTTGAAATAATATATATCTTGTGATTACGTAGTCAAATTtcttttttttgatgaagtaaggaGAATTCATTAAAAGCATCCGACGGATGCAGGTAAAAGATTGCAGTTTAGAGAGATGGTGTCTACTCATATACACTAAAAAACTATTCTATCACTAGGGAGCAGACACAATCAAAAAATTGAATAGAACTAGTTACAGGTGCGTGATTTAGCCAACTAGTGATAGAATAGTTTTTTGATTGTGTAACTATTCTATCACTAGTTATTACAATATAGTGATAGGAGTAATAACGAAAAAAATCCTTCAACTATATAATCAAGAGAAAGAAAGGAGACATTCAAACAGATTTTACGTTGTCAAAATTGAACTAAACACGAAAAGAGAATTTAAAAGCTCACATATTTCATATCAGATTTTATCAAATTAGGGGCAACTTCAGACCTAAAAATTAGCATTAAGGGCAATTATGGTCCAATAGGTGGAAGGAGGAGCAATTTTAGAATTAAAACTAACAACAAGGGCAATTATGGCCCAATAGGGAGAAAGAGGACAATTTTAAATCATTTACAATACGTTAGgggcatttttggcccttttccgttaaCAATATTTCAATTTAAGAGGGGTTTGAGGCGAGGGTAGGGGCAGGGTGGGGTGGGGGGTTAGGCGGGGCGGGGTGTGGTGTGGGGTGGGTTGGTGGGGGTTGGTAGGGATGAGGAATATGGTGAGAAATCTTgaaaaggagttttggaaaatgttttcccttttCATGATAGGGAAAAcatttcctccaattggaggaaaatgagttcacgaggaaaatattttccaaaacatttaagccaaccaaacatgggaaAATTAGAAAACATTttgttttccttcataccaaacacacccttagtatTCAGGAAATTTTCTTAGCCTAAACTTTCTTTACTTAGGAAACTTACTGTAGCCTGAACTTTCTTTATTTCTTCAGCTTAAATTTTCCTATTTCATGTAACCTACATTACTTATTAGGAGCTTTCATTTATGTTATTCACCATCCAATTCTAGACAAGtttcttttctattttcataTGGTGTTAGAGCCTCTACGACTTTGTGTAAAGACCAATGTAACGTCGACCTACTGGCTGCTGGCGTATGATGCCTACTTTGCCAATGTACTTTACTTGCAAGATATTTCAACCAGGTCTTGCAATCCAACCTAAGTTACTCGGACTCGGGTACGGGTATCCGACACGGGTACGGATCCAAAGGTCGGATTcttcatgatctaaattttaGGATTCGAGGATACGGATCTAGGTACGGGTACGAGTGCGGGGATTCggcaaaaaataaattaaaaatctaaaaatatagcTATAAATTGGATGAAgaaaaaaatttgaatttttttggtTTTGGTCACAGAAAGTCGAGATGAGCAGAGAGAGAGAATGACTTCTTTGTCCATTTTCTTGGTCTTTTGGAGGGAAAGTAGGTACGAGAAAAGATAGGAAGGATGTATTTTGCTGTCAAGAAAATTCACTCTGTACCCCACCCCACTTTTTAGACAAGAAAGTTCACTACCCCACTTTTTTGACAAGAAAGTTTACTCTGTACCCCACTTTTTCGATAAGAAAGTTCAGTACACCACTTTTCATGGGATAgtacaataaaaaatataaagagaTTTGTACCACTTGCCTTTACTTAGGGAAATCAATTCTCAAAATTTTCCCTAAAATTTTGGTCAACACACCGGATCTTGTCTACCGGATCCGACACAGATCCCATACCCTTACCCATgttagtgtcgtgtcgacacagGTACGGTGCCCAAATTGCCGAGTCCGAGTAACTTAGAATCCAACTACTTCTTAGTCCTGAAGGTTCTTCCTAACCCTTACGTCTCAATGAACTTCTCCCTTTCGTACCCTTCGAATCTTCTCTCGTCATCTCCTTCTGCTTGAGATACTGTACATGTTCGGCGATGTCTAAAAGTCACTTCCTACACCACTTGCAGGGGCGGCGACCCTATAGAATATGTGGCCCAAAGCCAAAATTGAAAAAGGCCTTAATTTTGTTCAATagattttttgtatattttatttgGAGTTTATCCTTATGACTTCTTAAAATGTAAAGTAATGAATTTCCTTTTTTTAATAAtcaatttcttttttgattgactATATCCAAATCCTGTAATCTTTCTTGAGATAGTGTTGATCTTAACCAAGATCTTATTGATTTTAGTGTTTTAAATTTTCTTTCAACTGAGGTAATGAT
Protein-coding sequences here:
- the LOC138899452 gene encoding uncharacterized protein, encoding MYDAGLPFNCVNYKTFDKFIEAVGQYGPGMKPPSYHEVRVTHLKKEVKKIDQIIEEHKVEWNKFGCSIMMDKWTARNGKMIINVLVNSPRGSVFLESHDASNSSTDGSKMYSLFRKTIDKIGKENVVQIVTDNASENVSAGRMMEAMYPHIYWTPCAAHCINLMFGDIFKENPYASVFTKAVRVYSYISQRPLLLNLMRKFTNERNLVRPAKTRFATAFLTLHSFYLQKKKLRKLVLSNEWKDNRYAKEVAGKETAKVLISPSFWNDVVRALKVGGPLIKVLRMVDGERKPPMGYLYEAMDRAKETIAASFEGDVRKYEKVFEIINIRWENQLHRPLHAAGHLLNPGLFYKNTRDETLASEVWIRYHACLEKLVPNSATIDQIGEEFGRYSQAEGLFGLQAAIRARDIRSPVEWWKQFGHQTPNLQKFAIKVLSLTCSASGCERNWSVFEHIHSKKRNRLELSRLNDLVYIKYNRTLRRRYEARDTIDPILLDNIDEANEWLIGAPQNHEDEQVYEGDDLDWGTVSMAVGVEENIYGLRGSSSSYKGKGVASSSRSLIDENSEDEEDDSQYNANIHEVVEFENLEEE